TAAGGCAGTGCGTATCTACTCCAGCCATGAGGCTATGGGGGAGAATAAAAACCAGTGGTACGAGCCCGATATCGAGCACGGCCCATTCCCTTCGTATTACAACATATCCATGCGCTACGAGGATGAATATTTCGCGCAATGCATATTGGAGAACAGAGAGCCGGAATTTGCTCCTGAACATGCCAAGAGCGCGATTACCGCGGTGCTGATGGGATATCTGTCTGCCCAGACCGGAAAAGCCGTTACCCGCGCGGACCTGGCAGCAGTCGAGAAGTCCGTCGGAACGGAAAGCATTTTACATAAACTTGCAGAGCATATCCCTATTAATAAGAACTTGCCGGAGGTGAAACGGGTGAAAGCGGTTGGTTTCAACAAGAAAAGGATGGAGCAGATACTCAATAAGCATGACCTGGAACTGATGATTGTAACTTCGCCCGTCAACGTTTTCTACACCAGCGGTATGCCCGTTCTGCATGCCAGCCCCAATCCCATTCTGTTTGCACTGAGCAACCAGTATCCCAACGTCGTAGTGGTCAATCGCGACGGCGGTTCTGCGCTGTTCAACTGGGACCTCTTTCAAAGCGTGGACAAGTTCTCATGGATAGCCGATCACAAGGGTACCATCGGGCAGAAAGAGACCGCCCGCGCCATCATGTCCAAGATCAAGAAATGGGGATTGGAAGGAAAACGGATAGGGGTCGAATCATACGCTCCCAAGTACCTGCTTGATCTCCTGGCCCAGAAGAATCCCGCAGCCGAGGTAGTGACGGCGGATGATGTTCTGCTTGAGATGCGTCTAATTAAAAGTGATGAAGAGATCAAACTGATCGAAAAGGCGACGCAGATTACGGAGAAGGCTGTCGCCGCCTGTATCAAGGCGACCAGAGAGGGTATGACCGATAACGATTTCCTGCTGTTGGCGAGGAAGACCATCATCGAGGAAGGCGCCGAGGCCTGGGACCATCTGACGCACAGCATAGGTGAATCGGATCCCGAGGCGCCTGGCATAGGCACAGTCGTGAGAAGAGGTGATATCTGCCGCTTCGATTTCGGAGCGGCCTATAAGGGATACGTCTCCGACGTAAACCGTCATGCCGTCATCGGTCCGGTACCTGAAGAAGCTAAAGAGATTATAGATCGTCTGATCGTGCTGCAGGAGTATTACGAGAAAAACGCCAAACCGGGTGTCAATATCAAGCATTTGAACGCGGAAGCCGACGCTTTCTATAAAAAGTTGAAGCCCGAGGGATTGACCATGGCGATTGGGCACAGCATAGGGCTGGAGTGCGAGGAGCAGCACCTTTTCGGACCACTGCAGGTGCTGGACAGGCCGTTTGAGAAGAACATGGTGTTTGAGATCGAGGCCTGGGAGTCCTTCGGCAAGATCTTGATCGGTGTGGAGGACTGCTACGTGGTTACCGACACGGGCCTTCGCAAGATAACAACCCTGGATAAACAGATTATTAGTTTGTAGATGCTAGACTCGGCATAAGGAGAATATTATGGACCCGCTTATCATAGTTGCCACGCCGAATACCTGCTGGCTCAAGCCCTCGGTGGACTATCCCCGGACCCCGCAGGCCATAGCGCGGGAGGCCAAACGTTGCCTTGAAAAGGGCGCCTCCGTGCTGCATACGCACGCCGAAGGCCGATGGACCGATGTCATCCGCGCCGTACGTGCTTCCTGCGATATCATCATCCAGAGCGGCATGTCCAGCCTCGAGATAAAGGATCGCCTTGATTGCTTCAGCCAGAAGTCAGATATGCTTTCCATAATACTCAACCACCATGACGAGGCCTTCGCCGAGGTCGACTGCCTCAAGCTGCATTCCAAGCAGGAGCTGGAGAAATATGCCAGGCTATGCAAAAAACATCATGTCGCCCCAGAGTTCGAAGTGTGGCATGCGGGATCCATCTGGAACCTGAACTATCTGATCAATAAGAAGCTGCTGACTACTCCCTATATCACCACGCTCTTTTTCGGCTGGCCGGGTGGTACCTGGTCGCCTCCCACCGTCGAGGAGTATCTCTATCGGCGCAGGCTGTTGCCCCCGGGCTGCGCAGTTGTAGTGAGTATCATGCATCAGGACCAGATGAAGATATTAACGGCCGCCATTCAGGAAGGAGATCATGTACGTGTGGGCACCGAGGATTATTGTTATACGAGGTCGGGGAAATTAGCCAGGACGCACGAACTGGTTGAAGAAATAGCCTTGATCTCACGGTCGCTGGGAAGGCCTGTCGCTAATGTGAAGCAGGCGCGCAGTATATTGGGGCTCAACAGGAGATAAAACGATGAGTAAAACGAAAAAAAAGGTCGCGGTTGTGACAGGCGCTGCCAACGGGATAGGCGAAGCTGTAGCGCGGCTGTTCTCCCATAAAGGCTACACTGTCATTATGCTGGATATATCCGATCGAGGTAAACAGGTCAGTGATGAGATCAAAGCCGGTGGCGGTGATTGCATTTTCTGGAAATGCGACGTGGCCAGCGAGAAAGACGTTGCCGCCTCCGTGAAAAAGATAGTCAAGATGTACGGCCGCATAGATGTGCTCAACAACAATGCCGGCATCGTGCTGGTGCGTCCCCTGGACCAGATCCGCTGGGAGGAATACCAGCGTGTCGTGGACGTCAACCTGGGGGGCATCTTCCTCTTCTGCAAACACGTGATACCGGTCATGAAGAAGCAAAAGAGCGGCTCTATCGTGAATATGGGCTCGGTCTCAGGCCATGTAGGGCAGATCGACCACTCGCTTTACGGCGCCACCAAAGGGGCTATAATTGCGCTCACCAGGGCGCTGGCCTGGGAGCTGGCCCCCTGGAATATAAGGGTCAACTCCGTAAGCCCCGGCTCTGTGGACACGCCCATGCTGAGGAGCGATATCAAGATAGAATCGGCCAAAACAGGTAAGCCCTACAAAGAGGTCAAGAAGCTGAGGGAGGGCGAGCAGGCTTTTAAACGCTGGGCAGATCCTTCAGAGATCGCCGAAGCCATATATTTCCTGGCCGGCGACGCAGCATCGTTTATAACCGGATCGGACCTGCTTGTCGACTGCGGCTGGGTGGCGAAATGAAGCAACGGTTCCTGGTCACGGGAGCTAGCGGATGCATTGGCGCATGGACGGTGCGTAACCTGGTAAGGGAGGGAGTCTACACCTGCGCCCTGGTCAGGTCCGGTTCACTGCATCGTCTGAAGCTGATAATGAGCGAAAAAGAGCTGTCCGCTGTCGAATTCGTGGGTGGCGATATCACCGATCTGGAGGCTATTGAGATCATACTGAAGGGGTATAAAATCACACACATCATCCACCTGGCAGCCATGCAGTTCCCCTTTTGCAAGGCTGATCCGTCGCTGGGCGCCGCAGTGAACGTTGGCGGAACCGTTAATGTTTTCGAGGCGGCCGTCCATTGCGGTATCCGTAACCTGGTTTATGCCAGCAGCACGGCTGTATATGGCCCGGCCGACGAATATCCCGATGGGCCGCTGCTTCACGATGCCCCGCTCCGCCCGCGGTCGCACTATGGAGTCTACAAGCAAGCCAACGAAGGGACGGCGCGCGTTTACTGGATGGACAATGGCATTTCCAGTATCGGAATCCGCCCCTATGTAGTCTACGGACCCGGCAGAGACCAGGGGATGACGTCGACTCCCACCAAAGCCATGCTGGCGGCGGCGGCGGGCAAACCGTACCGTATTTCATACGGCGGGCGCTTCGGGTTTCAGTATGCCGATGACACGGCCAGGGCATATATAGATGCGGCACGTGTCGGTTTCAAAGGCTCCGAAGTGTTCAACCTTGGTGGGGAAACGGTCGGGATGCAGGCTGTAACAGCTGCCATAGAGGCGGCCGAGCCTTCGTCAAAGGGCAGTATTACGTACGATGACATACCGTTGCCCTTTCCTGCCGAGATCGACAATGCACCCCTTGTGAAGGTGCTGGGCGCCCTGCACGTCACTCCGCTGGGCGAAGGTGTGGCTGAGTCTATCAGGATATTCAAGCAGGCCTTTGCACAGGGAAAAATTAGTCCCGAACAGGGATAACTTTGAAAGACACCGTGCCCGGCACGGAGCGATTTGACATAAAGCGCATCGCTTGCGATTGGCTATAGTTGTTGGCATCCTCAATCGTATCCCATTCATAATAACCGGCAGAATCGTCGTTGGCTGGATTATACAGCCAGAGTTTGGAACGAAAACCTGGAAGCCCGAGTATCAGGCACATCGGCAATAAAGAAAATATCATGTTTTGTCGGAGCGACATATTGGCTACGTGAAATCTCGGGATAAAGACTGCCCCGGGTCTTTCCGGCTGGCCTTTGCGACGATCGACGATAGCCTCGCGGAAAATGATCCACTTCTCGGTACCTATTTCAAATTCCTTGCCCACTCTATTACGGGGGAAATGCAAACGCCCGGTTAATGCATTTCCAACTGTCTTCAGCAACGAAAGGGCAAAATTGTATTTATGCATATGTTTTTTTACCGAATGAAGTAAAGTGTTCCACCAAGCGAACCACAAGGTGCGAAGCTGATTACAGGGCAGCTTCCGCCGAGTCTTTCTGCGAAATGGCAGCCTGTGCGGCGACCAGCTTGGCGATAGGCACCCTGAACGGGCTGCAGCTCACGTAATCCACGTTAATGGCGTGGAAGAATTTGATAGAAGTCGGCTCGCCCGCCTGCTCTCCGCAGACCCCGATGGGAATGTCCTTTTTCTCGCGGCGCGCCCAGAAAATGGCGGTCTCCATCAGGCGTCCCACGCCCTTGATATCGATGATCTCAAAAGGATTATCTTCCAGTATGCCGATTTCCAGATAGGTGGAGAGAAACTTCTTCTCTGCATCCTCACGGCTGAACGAGTATACTGCCTGTGTGAGGTCGTTGGTGCCGAAGGAGAGGAAGTCCGCCACCTGGGCCAGCGTCCCCGCCCTCATGCAGGCGCGGACGGTCTCCATCATTGTGCCCACCTTTAGTGTGGAGCCCTCGGTGCAGCTTTCCTTGATCATAATCAGCTCTTGCGAAGTGATAACCTGCGGGATCATTATCGATACGTCGGCCGGTACCTCCTTCTTGGCCGCCTCCACGGCCTGGACCTGCATTCTGTATATCTCGGGATTGGTCACCGCCACGCGCACGCCCCTGTGTCCCAGCATGGGGTTAATCTCCTTGAGCTCCGCTATGCGTTGTTTGGTCCTGGTGTCCGTGGTCTCCGTTTCGGAAGGCAGGAACTCGTGGAGCGGCAGATCGAGCAGCCTGATGATAATTGGTAGGCCTTTAAGTTCCTTGAAGAGGGCGAGGAAGTCCTCTTTCTGTAGTTTGCTCAGGTGTTGCAGGGCTTTGGATTTTTGGGCGGGTGTGTCGGCCAGGATGTATTCCCTGATGGCGGAGAGCCGCTCGGGACCGTTGAACTGCCTCTCCGTGCGGCAGAGCCCGATGCCTTCAGCGCCCAGTTTGATGGCCTGCGCCACCATGTCCGGGGTATCTGCATTGGCCCTGACTCCCAGCCGCTTGGCGCCGTCCAGCCAGGTAAGGAGCTCACTGAACTCCTTGATCATTACACCTTCCTCAAGGGGAACCGTGCCGATATAAACTGCACCCGCTGTGCCGTCAATAGTTATGGTATCTCCCTGGCGAACGATCTTCCCTTTACAGGTAAAGGTCTTCTTTTTGGGATCTATTTCGATATCTTCCGCGCCGCAGACGCAGGGCTTGCCCATCGCCCTGGTAACGATGGCGGCATGGGAAGTCAGCCCGCCTCTGGAGGTTAGCACGCCATCGGCTGCGGCTATGCCCTGTATATCATCAGGGCTGGTTTCCGGTCTCGCCAGGATGGAAGGGATACTCTTCTTTGACAGCAGCAAAGCATCATCCACTGTAAACACCACGCGCCCGATTACGGCGCCGGGAGCCGCCGCCAGGCCGCTGGTCAGGGGCTCATGCCGCTGATCCGGCTTAATATGCTTGTGCAGCAATGCCCGCAGATCGTCTGCCTTGATACGTAAAATGGCTTCTTCTACGGTTATCAGATCCTCGTGCACCATGTCCACGGCCACTTTCACCGCCGCCTGACCGCTTCTTTTTCCTGAGCGCGTTTGCAGGATATAGAGCTTCTCCGATTCGATGGTGAACTCGACATCCTGCATATCGCGGAAATGAGATTCCAGCAGGGCGACCTTCTGCTCCAGCTCCTTATACATTTTAGGCAGGATGGATTTGAGTTCGGACACGGGTACGGGGGTTGTGGAGCCGGACACAATGGCCTCGCCCTGCGCGCGCTGGATGTACTCGCCGAATAGCCCGTGCTCCCCCGTGCTGGGATTGCGGCTGAAGACTACGCCCGTTCCGGATTTGGCATCCTTGTTGCCGAAGACCATGGCCTGCACGATGGCTGCAGTGCCGATGTCGGAGGGGATATCATTCAGGCGGCGGTATTCGAT
This genomic window from Dehalococcoidia bacterium contains:
- a CDS encoding Gfo/Idh/MocA family oxidoreductase, which encodes MKNITMGWKVDSKQPIDEGLKQCMLEKVEGGTFGLKDLKDFLTLFTQVANSCDETKDEVRGFNRKFQFRLLNYPAFWLSIQGGSFEMGEGDIEAPDIILEMDAVLGAGVFTGQVDATVAYMNGDLKVDGSLPDAIKFRTLVDLIREDLDMEPGQAPAPGGGTAEASQNKTASQRKSGKDTKGKYVKFGIIGAGSVWDFHRSACEDSPNLKFVAVYDKNQKHAEKVARRYRANKMQAFSDLDKFLESDIDAVLIMVPHIHHADLVARAAAAGKHILCEKPMATTTEDCDRMIKAAKDAGVKFMIAENHRFLPAHQYIHDAIKQGLIGDVHLVRAYEGVSEIEGMTQPNSWKGDPIKSGGGSFMDMGAHKFATLEWILDDQVESVYVTLSKQATNLPEKAEDNAMALVRFRNGVMGEVVVSFTQITPAFNSLEIYGSKGTILENHMWDKAVRIYSSHEAMGENKNQWYEPDIEHGPFPSYYNISMRYEDEYFAQCILENREPEFAPEHAKSAITAVLMGYLSAQTGKAVTRADLAAVEKSVGTESILHKLAEHIPINKNLPEVKRVKAVGFNKKRMEQILNKHDLELMIVTSPVNVFYTSGMPVLHASPNPILFALSNQYPNVVVVNRDGGSALFNWDLFQSVDKFSWIADHKGTIGQKETARAIMSKIKKWGLEGKRIGVESYAPKYLLDLLAQKNPAAEVVTADDVLLEMRLIKSDEEIKLIEKATQITEKAVAACIKATREGMTDNDFLLLARKTIIEEGAEAWDHLTHSIGESDPEAPGIGTVVRRGDICRFDFGAAYKGYVSDVNRHAVIGPVPEEAKEIIDRLIVLQEYYEKNAKPGVNIKHLNAEADAFYKKLKPEGLTMAIGHSIGLECEEQHLFGPLQVLDRPFEKNMVFEIEAWESFGKILIGVEDCYVVTDTGLRKITTLDKQIISL
- a CDS encoding 3-keto-5-aminohexanoate cleavage protein, producing the protein MDPLIIVATPNTCWLKPSVDYPRTPQAIAREAKRCLEKGASVLHTHAEGRWTDVIRAVRASCDIIIQSGMSSLEIKDRLDCFSQKSDMLSIILNHHDEAFAEVDCLKLHSKQELEKYARLCKKHHVAPEFEVWHAGSIWNLNYLINKKLLTTPYITTLFFGWPGGTWSPPTVEEYLYRRRLLPPGCAVVVSIMHQDQMKILTAAIQEGDHVRVGTEDYCYTRSGKLARTHELVEEIALISRSLGRPVANVKQARSILGLNRR
- a CDS encoding SDR family oxidoreductase; translated protein: MSKTKKKVAVVTGAANGIGEAVARLFSHKGYTVIMLDISDRGKQVSDEIKAGGGDCIFWKCDVASEKDVAASVKKIVKMYGRIDVLNNNAGIVLVRPLDQIRWEEYQRVVDVNLGGIFLFCKHVIPVMKKQKSGSIVNMGSVSGHVGQIDHSLYGATKGAIIALTRALAWELAPWNIRVNSVSPGSVDTPMLRSDIKIESAKTGKPYKEVKKLREGEQAFKRWADPSEIAEAIYFLAGDAASFITGSDLLVDCGWVAK
- a CDS encoding NAD-dependent epimerase/dehydratase family protein, coding for MKQRFLVTGASGCIGAWTVRNLVREGVYTCALVRSGSLHRLKLIMSEKELSAVEFVGGDITDLEAIEIILKGYKITHIIHLAAMQFPFCKADPSLGAAVNVGGTVNVFEAAVHCGIRNLVYASSTAVYGPADEYPDGPLLHDAPLRPRSHYGVYKQANEGTARVYWMDNGISSIGIRPYVVYGPGRDQGMTSTPTKAMLAAAAGKPYRISYGGRFGFQYADDTARAYIDAARVGFKGSEVFNLGGETVGMQAVTAAIEAAEPSSKGSITYDDIPLPFPAEIDNAPLVKVLGALHVTPLGEGVAESIRIFKQAFAQGKISPEQG
- the ppdK gene encoding pyruvate, phosphate dikinase, translating into MGYIYSFHDKCEDKTLLGNKGANLVTMTRIGLPVPPGFVVSVQGYNEYKKTGRLSEKEIAQSVTALEKEVGAKLGKGLQVSVRSSAPVSMPGMMDTVLNISGMSEMRAAIRRIFESWDNIRAIEYRRLNDIPSDIGTAAIVQAMVFGNKDAKSGTGVVFSRNPSTGEHGLFGEYIQRAQGEAIVSGSTTPVPVSELKSILPKMYKELEQKVALLESHFRDMQDVEFTIESEKLYILQTRSGKRSGQAAVKVAVDMVHEDLITVEEAILRIKADDLRALLHKHIKPDQRHEPLTSGLAAAPGAVIGRVVFTVDDALLLSKKSIPSILARPETSPDDIQGIAAADGVLTSRGGLTSHAAIVTRAMGKPCVCGAEDIEIDPKKKTFTCKGKIVRQGDTITIDGTAGAVYIGTVPLEEGVMIKEFSELLTWLDGAKRLGVRANADTPDMVAQAIKLGAEGIGLCRTERQFNGPERLSAIREYILADTPAQKSKALQHLSKLQKEDFLALFKELKGLPIIIRLLDLPLHEFLPSETETTDTRTKQRIAELKEINPMLGHRGVRVAVTNPEIYRMQVQAVEAAKKEVPADVSIMIPQVITSQELIMIKESCTEGSTLKVGTMMETVRACMRAGTLAQVADFLSFGTNDLTQAVYSFSREDAEKKFLSTYLEIGILEDNPFEIIDIKGVGRLMETAIFWARREKKDIPIGVCGEQAGEPTSIKFFHAINVDYVSCSPFRVPIAKLVAAQAAISQKDSAEAAL